Within Diabrotica virgifera virgifera chromosome 7, PGI_DIABVI_V3a, the genomic segment tcatgttctgcgaccccaaaactccccgagtaatggttttaaatgatttgtaataattataacataaaactctagacgacgagttccactttgggcaccaggtaccttggagaccatcgaacacatgaaattattgttcagcgacccccaaaatcctcagagtaatggttattgactgattttgaatgattataacataaaactcccgGCGACGAGTTCCACCTTGGGCTCCAGGTACACAGGAAACCAtagccgtcatgaaattcgtgctcagcgacccccaaaaccccccgagtaatggttttaaatgatttggaataattataacatattactccagacgacgagctccaccctgggcatcaggtatcttggagaccatcgaccacatgaaactcttattcagcgacccccaaaaccctcagagtaatggatattgaccgATTTTTAATGACTTTaacgtaaaactctaggcgacgagttccagcgtgggcaccaggtaccttggagaccatcgccgatatgaaattcgtactcagcgatccccaaaacccccgattattaaaattctactcatttccatcaatattgcccaagttttaaatttttcattttcacctcttcgagatgcacttttaaaatgcattttcttatgcacaaaaattttgccCTACTGCACAAAATttctaggtttaatgcttcgttgcttcgtctatatattaagaatatcatcatctatttcaaaACTTAAATAAGATAGTGAATGAAAGTGAAATATCGTTCTCCCCTGTGTCCCAAATAGGGGATCTTTCAAAAACGGCAGCAATCAATGCCTCCTTATTCATTGTACAAACATTAAACCCGCGCGATAAAAAGCGGAAATACCTAAATTCTCATTCGAGTAAAAGCGACAAGACGGGTTAAAGCGGTTGGCCCGCGCGAACCTGCTTTAACTATGTACGTATATATTTAAAAACGTGCATTCATgttgaaaacgtttaaaagcgggtccgcGCGGATTGACCGTAAGCTGAAACCGCTTCCGCTGTGTCCGTGTACTAAGATATTTAAAACGTTAcgagttacaagtacggaaataccaATTAAAAGTTGCCTAcccaattcagtacaaggatcagatacatcagtattttgtaatcagtatttgtactcagtaccactgagaaccggtataaacagtgtccgcactgattttgcccgtctctattgcCACAGCGACAACCAGCGGATGGGTCAGGTTGGGTTTAATATGCGGTccgctagaaaaataaataaccGGGTCGCGTATTTACGTTTCCGTGTTCATTTCAAGACAGGGTTGTTTTGAAATAGGCACGGAAACGGTGGAGCTTATGAAGAAATTCGCGCCTAAAATTATCACAAATACGTGTTAAATAATAacgttattttattttatttgaacgGTTTATCACAAATGGCTCCTATCTGTGATTTGCcgaaacaaaacaattttgttaccaaagtttccttctatttttctttataaattttcAATAAACTCCAAGTACCAAAATATCCTGTATTAAAGTAAACCATTATGATACGTATACATTTTTTTAGTAATACACAATAAACGTTTAGTATTTATTctattaaggggaaaggaacaaaatgcaaaatttcgACGCCTGTccaaattttcaatgtatttgaaatgtaatcatttttttttcgaatcccgagaaaactaataagtatttttatatcaaactagtggcgtcatccatctgcgagtgatgacgtaatatcccgagaaaactaataagtatttttgaaaaatttaaacgcagaatgaaagattactacCAAGggtagaattaataaaaagtttcttttgaatgagatatttgaaattaaaaatcacactacattttctcttagttttttacccctgtaatttattgaaataaacattatagaagtattcagggactttcggccctcggtaataacgtaatctttcattctgcgtttaaatttttcaaaaatacctattagtttctcaggattcgaaaaaatgaatcccatttaaatagcattgaagcagaaagttcgtacccatccccttagaaacatattttagtttcaatttaaaatttgttaatactaTAAGCACAAAATAAATGTCATCGTAGTTACCGGTATAAGGTAACGAATACTGAACTTGGCACTTATACCTAATTACTGTTTTCTTCAAATGAATTTTGTTCAAACAACAGAATTTCAAAATCTTACGAGATATTAGTAAAAATACTTTTAAACTGCTCCATCAcgtttaaatttatttaaatacacaGCAGCGCAACACTCAAAGCCAAGTTGATAAACAGCACTTGCAACGAATATACCTAGTTCTGTGCACTTGTTTGTAGCATTCCAACGACACATGTTTCGGTACAAACCCGTACCCATTTCGGAAGTTGGCTCTTTCAAATCAACACCTTTTTGGAACTAAATATGTATTACCGTTTCGGTGTCCATTTCAAAACCGCACTGTCTTGAAACGAACACGTAAACGGAAATACGCAACCAGgtcgcatatttacagatgctagcgtgtgtagacaccagggtgttgaaatcagttagggtttggaaaaatagtacatttacagatgctagcgtgtgttgacaccagggtgttgaaatcagttagggtttggaaaaacagtacatttacagatgctagcgtgtgttgacaccagGGTGTTAAAATCAGTAAGGGTtcggaaaaacagtacatttacagatgctagcgtgtgttgacaccagggtgttgaaatcagtttggaaaaacagtacatttacaaatactaacagatttggacatcagagtgttgaaaccacctagcttttttagtggttatacatgcatagatgctaacagctattgatattgattttatacagtatggtgcaaatgtctggaataaattcattatttcggaagccagcgactttagggaaaaatcctgaaacatgtcgatttttaattttaaattatgactttttgacatACATATCAAACTAGTGacatgtaatcgatgattttttagataagaataggggtcgcgtgctagccagtttgaaaggttattcagttctctattcagtaatttaaatattaacataattatttatacagggtgtcccaagaaaaatttttttgaattaaattaattgacacaaaaagaagattgtatgtaatttatttaattcaaaataattaatgaaataattaataatttatttatgaagtaaacatttttttctgttttttgatagCAATATTCTTCTATAATTTTtctaggacaccctgtataaataattatgtcaatgtttatattactgaatagtgaattgaataacctttcaaatatagcacacaacccctattattctcatttaaaaaaatcatcgattgcggacgtcactagtatgacatatacgtcaaaaagtcataatttaaaattaaaaatggacctgtttcaggatttttctttccGTAGGTGGCttccgaaataatgaatttattccagacatttgcactaTACTGTATAAAATCAATATCGcactggtgacgtcatccatctgggcgtgatgacgtaatcgactattttttttaatgagaataggggtcgtgtactagctcatttgaaaggttattcaattccctattcagtaatataaacataacatgattatttatacagggtgtccaaaaaaaatttaattaaattaattgacacaaaaaggagaatgtatacttcgtccaatttacttaccgttgcacgtcatctgcGTCATCACGCGTCATCTgcgtgttcttttttagaatcataatgattctaaaaaagaacacacctaccgcctaaatatttcgtgttggtatcatgttaCAAGCTATGACGCAGATGaggtgcaacggtaagtaaattggacgaagtatatgtaatttatttatttcaaaatatattctactgctgtcagaaaacagaaataaatgtttaataaacaaataaacattccttttcacttaaattcaatgttcaagctgccacccatctgtttcttggcagtttgaacattgaatttaaccaaaaagcaatgtttattatgtgtacaataaacttttatttctgttttctaatagcagtagaaaatattttgaattaaataaattacatacattcttctttttgtgtcaattaatttaattcaaaaacattttttttgattaatgtgtgtataaataattaatgtttatattactgaatagagaattgaataacctttcaaatgagcaagcACACgaccatattctcatttaaacaaaatagttgattacgtcatcacgcccagatggatgacgtcactagtaagatgtatacgtcaaaaaatcataatttaaaaatcgaataacttttgtattttagatttttttctaattctgtaaataaagcagtttataGGGGGTCACAATATAGTGAGTAACCCTGTACATCTAGTTATTATTAGAAACGGTATAATAGGGtttcaattttatcaataattttttttattttattttaccaaGTTTATGGCCTACTTTCATATGAAGGCTTCACCCGTCCGCTGGGGGATTAAATATTTAGTGtaagtaatatattttttttgtcttttaggTAAACATGACGTCAAGCTTACCTATACCAGCTGATGTATTGAAAACACTTGTGTGCATAAGATGCCGCAATTATCTTTCTGTGTTTCCAACTTACACCAAAAATGATGGTACCGGCGCCGTATGTGGTAGATGTAAAATAGGAGAGGACGACATGTTTGTGCGAGATGAAGCCTATGAAAGTATAGCTCAATTTTTTCCATTTGCGTGTAGATTTGCTAAGTCTGGTTGTAAAGATAACCTTGTGCCGGCTATACTCGAGCAACATGAACTGTTCTGCGAATTTAGAATGTTCGATTGTCCATCTAAAAATTATTCCAATTGCACTTGGACAGGACCTCGTACTGACATTGTCAAACATTTCTCCACTGATCATTCAACTCTGTTGCTGAAAGAGCCTAGCTTTGAAATTAATTTTCTTTGCTCCATAGAAGAATGTCTACTTCTTCCCTTTGGCAATGAAGTATTTAATGTTAAAAAAGAAGTTGATGCCAGGAAAGGTGTATTCTCCTGCTCTGTTGAACATATAAATGTCACCGAAAAATCTGATACCTTTAACTATTTCTTAAGGATTGTCAGCGGCAATAAAAACTTTTTCTTTACATGCGCTCAGAAAAATACAAGCAGTGAACAACGGCTAAATACTACTCATTTAACAATTGAAAATGTTAAACAAAAACTTCAAGATCCAGACTCTGTCACCGTAACTATTGAAATAGTGAAGGCAGAGGAGCCTACAACAAAAGTAGAAGAAATTCCaatagaagaaaaagtaagatatttTATGTTACTGTATAATTTTAAACGTTTAGCTTTTTATTTTTGACTCAGAGGTATTTTTATAACgtttaacatgaagtaaaaactcCTTTATGTAATTGGTATACCTAATTTTAATCAAGAATTGAAAATTCtaaaaaatccaaataaattaCATGAatcgttcaaaacgttttcggactgaTCAGTCCGTCTTCAGTGAACTCATTGCACTCGCTATTTAGCGACAAAGCCAAACAATGGTCGTTTCTGGAAAGTAATCCATGGTCATCGAgtttaaggccatgggtacataattcgcaaatattttacggctatccctactttttctgtctttacacggcaaattacgtgtagtaaaattcacactggtatggatatgtaaacattactagaatgtcattctacttgaaaatgtcatcattaacttaaagagatggcttttgaatgttcttggataactgttatttgtacaattgcaaattattaatttagttaataaatgtgataattttttcactaactatgtattcagtgattgtaataatttatttgtacaacaaaaactaatactcaatcgagaaaagaggaaaagtgattttttaataatatattgttactatggaacgcaaTTTTGAACATTATGTAACAACAAAAttcttggatcacagaatatcttattatcctgatgtattttctgcttggatcttccacaaataatacacaataaataactttttattaagttcacgtcttaaatcaattatttatcaaatacactatattttatatcaatagtatttcatcaacaactcaaaatattcccgatgccatgtcaaatatttaaaattgtcactgattgtcagtgtctgactgacaatattctattcggctgagtgcgttgtaagacaaagatagatttggaaaatattaccacggacattgtgttcatttttttcgaattctgaaaaaaccaagaaatatttttgaaaaatttaaacgcagaatgaaagactaaattattaccgagggccgaaagtcccttagaataaataaaaaatttattttgaatcagatatttgaaattaaaaatcacactaaattttctcttagtttttcacccctgtaacttattaaaataaacattatagaagttctcagggagtttcggccctcgctaataacgtaatctttcattctgcgtttaaatttttcaaaaatacttattagttttctcaggattcgaaaaaaatgaatccccatttgaatagcattgcagccgaaaatacgtacccatccgcTTAAGTCACATTAAGTGTATAAATTTATAATGTAGATTATGGCAACTGCAGTGAGTTCGCTGCAAAGGGACTGATAAgttcgaaaacgttttgaacgattaatgtaatccatttggatttttCTTTTCATATCAAAGATTACGAACTTTAGAGCTGGAAGATCTTGCGTAAACCACATATTTACACTAACACAAATTAATGAAAAGAAAGTTGCAAGAAGCCAAGAAATAAGTACATCTTTTATTTGTGAATCTCACAAAAGCGTATGACACGATTCCTGTGAGAAAACTGTGGCATTCCCTCGAACGATCTTCGTTAAATAGCATGACCATCGCCGAAGTCAAACAATTATGCAATAAAGCAACATCAAAAATCCAGCTAAACAACACATTATCAGAAGAATTTCCAGTAACAACAGGATTACGACAAGGATGTTGCTTATCTCCAATACTATTCAAGATCTATTTAAATGAAGTACTAAAACACTGGAGAAGATCTTGTTCAGGGATGGGGATCAAACTTGACGACGATACAACATTGCATACTCTACATTTTGCGGACGGCCAAGTCATAGGGGAGTGGCAGCAGACAAGAAAGATTTAGAATTCATGACGAGACggttatttttaaacatatgaagAGTGAGGCCTTTCTGTAAATAGAAACAGAACACAATACCTATGCATCGGGAATAAAGTAGAAGATCTAATGGTCAACGAAAATAAAACAGTCAAGAACTGTGAGGAATTtgtatacagtggaacctcgttaactcggattaatcgggaccgcggccgttccgggttatcgaaaatccgagttagccggagaaaatggtaaacattaataaaatacggtatacttacagataaactacgttataattgaaataacatgaaatatatatgcacagtacacatctaaattacatatcaattacgcctttatcaataattctacctaatgcttctagtttcttttccattgtcactacaacatttttacgctttgttgccattacgtagacaaaaaaacacgcaaacacaaaatctgaatagatttacgaacgattacagaacggaagcgaacaatacgactgtactacacataatacggtctcaatcgcaacgatgttatgtatttcataacagtgaagactagaccattgtttaaaaaagaatttttttagtcttttagtcttttttaaacaatgttaaGACAGTTTGTGAAATAAATATAGGATACTACAGGTGACTATTTtttccgataacacgacaatgaacgtcgtgtgacatgagtcatttttactatcgtatatgtagttcaaattacacaaatacccattatttctcaaatattatattacatacatttttattgttgaaatgtttgtctgacaaaaatcggtccgggttagccggacttccgggttatcgggggccgacttatcggggttccactgtatttgggAACAACAATCAACAAGAGTGGGCGCACCGAAAAAGAGATAGAATAACGAATCGTGAAAAGAAAAAGGGTGATTGGATGCATAAACCCAATGCTATGGTCAAAAAAACTATCCAATCAAAGAAAACATCTCAtctttaactccatctttaaaagtataatgctctatggatgtgaaacatggcaacttactaaatccctggaacgccgcctacttgcattggaaatggacttctggagaagctcagctagaaaatcaaggcttgaatgaatacaaaatgaccaaatcaggAATATAATGGGAGTCAAATCAACCAACATCGatgaaattcaaaggagacaactggtCTGATATGGTCATGTAGAAAAAATGAACGACGACAGGTTGCCAAagcaaattttaaaatggacgcaaaattttaaaagaaggaaaaggggaaggccgaaacaatcctggctaggcggcattcagaaggcaatgtcggaaaggaatctttaccctggcgaatggaacgaccgacgaagctggaaactgggaaccggaaggcgaagaacgctataaataaccggaataataaaacatttggattttttagaatttttaatgacttagtttttacttcatgttaaaagttatttaactaaacttacgtgcatagaaatcggcccacctaaaaatttggtcatttttgaagtctcgtgtttcctaaacctgttggccgatttaagtgattttttaatatgttgtagccttattcttcaacaatattgctgtaataatattattgctaaatagGTAAGTggtattttataccgggtgtaacaatgatagtgtcttttttcctcaaagttcggaacaccctgtggaatattctagcgtatataaaatatatatatatatatatatatatatatatatatatatatatatatatatatataatcctaAACCCATTTACCCTAAGGTGTCGGGTGTAATGTCTTTAGTTAGTTGCATGcacaatttttctccattgcttcttaTTCTTTGCTTGGTTTCTTGCTTGTTCTTTGCTGATTCCTCGTGTTTCTAGGATTGAGGTTACATTATCATCCCATGTCTTCATTGGCCTGCCCCTTGGTCTCTTGGTTTGTCTTCTGGCTTCCCATACTTTTTTAACTGTtctttcttggttcattctaactatgtgtccataccatctcaATTGGgcctcttcaatttttttaataattggttGGACCTTAAGATGTTCTCTGACTGCCTCATTTCTAATCCTGTCTAACCTGGTTATACCCATTATTCTTCTAAGAAATTTCATttctatgctctgtattttcgatTTTAACTTATCAGTAAGCGTCCAACTTTCACTACCAAAAGTTAAAATCGGCACAAACACCGTCTTATATATGGACACTTTGGCTTTTTGGGATACTTCTTTTTTTGACAGAAACGTACTTTTGATTGCGTGGTACATCCGAGCAGCACTTTCTATTCTGGAACTTATTTCAGTTTCTTCAGTTCCTCTGCTCTCTATTTGtactcccaagtatttgtaagtaTCGACTTGTTCAAGTGTATTTCCGTTAATTGTTATCTTcgtttgttttctattttttccaCATACCATTACTTTCGTCTTCTCATTATTTATTCTCAGATTTCGTTTAATTAATGCAGCGTTCCATACTTGTAAATTTCGATTGAGTGCTTCTTCATTTTTCCCAAATATCACTAGATCGTCTGCGTATGCACACTCTGAGATCCACACTGCTTCTAAATTTCTATGTCCGGCATATAACTTTAATGCTTCTGCTCTAGTTTCTTTAATTATGTCATCCAGGACAATGTTAAACAGTATGGGGCCTAGGACTCCTCCTTGACGTAGACCTTCATTTACTATGAACTCTTCGGATTCCATATTATCGGTTCTGATTCTGTTCCTTGTATGTCTATATATACTCATAATGGCTTGCCTGAGTTTGATTTTCACACctttcttttttaaacatatgtCAATCACCTTCCTTGGAgtactatcaaatgccttttctaaGTCTATAAAGGCTTGGTATAACTCGGTGCTTGAGTTCCGtgcattttgtattaatttcttgATAGTAAAAATGTGATCTTGGATGCTTCTGCCTTTTCTAAATCCACTCTGTGATTGTTCCATTTTAGAATCAACTTCTTGTAAAAGACGTTTTTCTAGTATTCTCTCATATACTTTGGATGGGATGCTcagtagtgttattcctctgtagttgctACATTCGCGTCTGtcaccttttttgaaaatgggtaGAATAACTCCCACTTCCCAATCTTTTGGTATTTGGCTCTCACTCCATGCCCTATTACACACTTTTGTTAGCAGTTCAATGCCCTTGTCGCCCATGTTTTTAAGCATTTCCGCTGTGATTTTATCAAATCCAGCCGCTTTACCTTTCTTAAGCTTTTGTATGATTTCCTTTGTTTCCGCTATAGTTATTTCGTCTTGAATTTGGTCTTCCTGCTCTACCTCTTCTGGTGCTTCTGTGAGAATGTCTACATCGTTTTGGATATTCAGTAGATCCTCGAAATATTGCTTCCATCTCTCTAGGATGTGGTCATTGTCATGAAGTAAGTGTCCTTCTTTGTCCCTTATTTGCTTTGGTGTTTGTGGAGCCttttcgattcttaaattcttcaGGGTTTTAAAGAATAACTTTTCGTTAGAGTGGTAGTCTTCTTCCATCTTGTTTCCGAATTCTTCCCAACTTTTCCGTTTCGCTGCTAGTACCATGTCTTTGACTTTGATTCTTTGCAGTTTGTATATTTGGTAGTTGTCTGCGGTTTCGTTCCTTAAATAATTTTTCCAAGCTATCTTCTTAGACTTCACTTCTGCTTTTATTTCATTGTTCCACCAGTTTGTACACTTTTTGCTTCTGTTATTTCTTGTTATCCCGCATACTTGTTTACCACCGTTTAGGAGTGCTTCTTTCAGTATTTGCCAAGTTTGGTCTAAGTCACCGTCATGTTCAGCATGCTCTGTTAGGTAGTTATTAACGTAGTTTTTAAACTTGGTTGCTGTCTCCTTGTCTGCTAGCTTATGTGACCTGATTACTTCTATAGTAGGTGTATCATGAGCTTTACTTGTTTTCTTGGTCTCTTTCGTTATTAATTCTTGTCGCACTCCCAAGCTGGTTCTGGCTACAACTAGATAGTGGTCACTAAATAATTCAGCTCCTCGTTTTACTCTTACGTCCTTAATACATTGCCTTGCTGATCTATTTACTAACACATAGTCTATGATGGATCTTTCGCCTCTACTTTTGACTTCTCTTGTATATTTATGTGCATCTTTGTGTTTAAAAAACGTGttcattattattaaatcattttCTCTGCATATATCAATAATACGTTCCCCattgtcattttttatttcttctccaTATGGTCCTAATACATCTTGGGTATGTTCATCTCTTACACCCACTcggccatttatataaaatactaaaattaaaactcgactgtagccttaggttttcttaacattttgctttttgattcattcccttatgttggataataaaaaagttagatattttaacaactagcaacgttcttcatcaatacagggtgtttcaaaataagtgcgacaaactttaagggaaaATTCTGCGTGAAAAATAATAACCgtttcatttataaacatatgtccgcaaatgcttcgttttcgagatacgggatgttgaatttttttttacaaactgacgatttatttactgctctaaaacctgttgagatatgcaaatgaaatttggtgggttttaagaggtagttattgcgcatatttgaaatacaattaagaattttatattcaccattggcgtgcatacgggtcatattacccgtatgcacgccaatggtgaatatacaattcttaactgtatgccaaaaaatgcgcaaaaaTCACGTATTAAAACCTACC encodes:
- the LOC114331431 gene encoding E3 ubiquitin-protein ligase siah-1; the encoded protein is MTSSLPIPADVLKTLVCIRCRNYLSVFPTYTKNDGTGAVCGRCKIGEDDMFVRDEAYESIAQFFPFACRFAKSGCKDNLVPAILEQHELFCEFRMFDCPSKNYSNCTWTGPRTDIVKHFSTDHSTLLLKEPSFEINFLCSIEECLLLPFGNEVFNVKKEVDARKGVFSCSVEHINVTEKSDTFNYFLRIVSGNKNFFFTCAQKNTSSEQRLNTTHLTIENVKQKLQDPDSVTVTIEIVKAEEPTTKVEEIPIEEKADIKQNPNIIWALLANLECPVCLDYMLPPIYQCANGHSYCEPCKKKVEICGLCKVPVHDTRNFTLEKMTEHLTYPCKYHKAGCTYSCISTEIRDHETCCEFGPFICPLKDTTNCDWQGSHSRVLDHIDNNHNEVVLKSDQVTIPFNKKDTKSCYVIKYDKKIFQFDYKYDEQKLYLSVRIIGRSTDAKEYRFEADVIDLGGLKRKCFNVGLVSAISSADERFKDGKCVKIYLEQIIGFYSDTINLRIRIVKG